A single region of the Schistocerca serialis cubense isolate TAMUIC-IGC-003099 chromosome 7, iqSchSeri2.2, whole genome shotgun sequence genome encodes:
- the LOC126412984 gene encoding uncharacterized protein LOC126412984, giving the protein MKVCERQRRINQCERKIKWWRLKDKNLREEFSEKVLGKVKLTESVQEWWKINSAVIRKTRDEVFGLTSGRGMPKDKDVWWWNEEVQKVVKEKKDAKRKWDMSGSAEDGQAYKSAKKEARRAVAKAKAESVWEAYEQLQKNQGMRQLIWIGKSRGKASKDLTAIKQMKDETGIILHDHGKIIQTWLNYFEKLLNEENVKVKTEEGGQTKD; this is encoded by the coding sequence ATGAAAGTATGTGAAAGACAGAGGCGTATAAATCAGTGTGAAAGGAAAATTAAGTGGTGGAGATTAAAGGACAAAAATTTGAGAGAGGAGTTTAGTGAAAAAGTACTGGGAAAGGTAAAATTGACAGAGAGTGTGCAGGAGTGGTGGAAAATAAATAGTGCTGTTATAAGGAAGACTAGGGACGAAGTGTTTGGGTTAACATCTGGGAGAGGGATGCCAAAAGATAAGGATGTATGGTGGTGGAATGAAGAGGTGCAGAAGGTTGTGAAGGAAAAGAAAGACGCTAAGAGGAAGTGGGATATGTCTGGAAGTGCTGAGGATGGGCAAGCatacaaaagtgcaaagaaggaggcAAGACGAGCCGTGGCTAAAGCTAAAGCTGAATCAGTATGGGAGGCATACGAACAACTGCAGAAAAATCAGGGTATGAGACAATTGATATGGATAGGCAAATCAAGAGGTAAAGCTTCTAAGGatctaacagcaataaaacaaatgaaagatgaaacaggaataattctgcatgaccatggaaaaataatccaaacgtggttgaattattttgagaaattgctgaatgaagaaaatgtaaaagTGAAAACTGAGGAAGGAGGGCAAACGAAGGATTAA